DNA from Hippoglossus hippoglossus isolate fHipHip1 chromosome 1, fHipHip1.pri, whole genome shotgun sequence:
ttcccAATGACAAGACCTCCTGCAGTGGTAAATCAATTCCATGTAAAAAGTGTATATTTGACCCCCACCTCAGCTTGTTTGTCATGGAACACTTTATAGATGCTGGTGTTGAATGCAGAGCCAGAGAACATGGAGGTGATGGGGTAGGTCAGGTCCAggactgttttaaaaacagagttcatTGCCTAATAAAGGAAGGAAAATGGGTCTTGTTTATTATTGGTAATTCTTTTCATGTCATaaggtttgtctttctgttttcatctaGGAGCAAAGTTCACCAGCCATCTTAAAATGACTGAATAATGACCAGAGCTGCATTTTGTACCTTGGACCACTCTCTTGCTCTCTGTTTGGTTCTGACAGCACTCCTCTCCTCAGCGTACAGTGCACCAATGAATGAGCCGATAGAGGTCCCACCCACTATGTCAATAGGAATCCCCGCTTCCTCCATAGCTTTGATAACACCAACGTGAGAGCAGCCTCTGCAcggggaaaaacaaacatgttagaTACCAGGATAGTGACACAAACTGTGCATGATACATACGCAGaggttaaaaaaatgacttgGTGTTCTTgctcatctttttattttggaaatgtgAGTGATAAGACAGGTGTTTAACACACAAGAAATCTGTATTAATGTATATAATGGAAAACTGAAGGGGATCTTAGGGCGGCTGAGACATTAATATTCACATTAGGTGTTTATTCGATATTGCTatcacaatattttaaaatactgaactcaaaacacaaagtgcacTCTACATGTCTCTATGGCAACTTGTGGTAAACTGTTCTCACCtggctccacctcctcccagcACCAGGGCGATGCTGTTTCCAGTCAGGACTCGGGCCAGCCGAGAGAAATCACTGTGCCTGTCTGCCGTTTTCTCAAACACCTTCTCGTAAACATCCCTCTGCAGAAATATTATGCACATGGAACTCGTTAACTTTCCATCAAAATTAATAAACAGAGGTTTAGCATAGCAAGTATAGCATAATATAGTACCCTATATATTTAGTATATTCCTACACTTGATAGatatttgttaaaaacacagCTACACATGACTGTGCAGTTTGGTTTAATACCAGTTTGCTGGGGCTGCGTCTGGAGAAGACCCTACGAGGACACTTGAGGTGAAGATGCCCAGAGCACCAGCTACGCATGTTGAGCCACTCCACCGTCCTCGAGGGGCCCGGCCCGTcctctttgtgcagcaggaTCAGCTGCTTCAGAGCACGGACTGCTGTGTTCTCCAGCATCTGCTCCAACTGACAGACAAGAGATGAATAGgaagagagatgaagacagGGAAATTATTGTACTGGTATTGTATTTCCCCATtgctatgacacacacacacctgtcccaGGGCAGGTTCCTGGTCCCCCAGGCCAACAATGAGGATACAGTCAGCCTGGCGGATGCAGCGCTGCGTCCATGGTGTCATGGTGTTGTCAGTCTGGTACAGGACGATCCGATTGATGTCCTCCTGCTGGGCCAGCCAGCCGGACAGACGGTACTCGTGGATACTGATGGACAGAGAGGACATTAGAAACAAGGACACAGAAAAGGCCTTTTAATTCACCACAACATACACGTACACTGACTGAGAAGATAATTAGATACAGACAGAATGAGTGGAAATGATAAtgatcaataaaaataaactttgggtaaagaaaagaggggaaaaaaagtcacaGATGGGAAACTTTTATGATGATGGTTGATGAGTCTGAGAATTGAAAGGATAGGAGTGATTGTCACACTGACCTGTCCAAAGCAGAAGCTCCCAAACGTTCTCTGATAATTTCACTGGTTAACAGCAGAGTGGGCCCTGAAAATGTCCGACAGAGGCAGTgcaaaatgtgtaaatacaaGAAACAGTTAATAATGTAAAAGACACACTAATGCATCTTCTACTAGCAGTTGTACATGTACTTCTGTTATAACCAGGCTGTGACGAGATAAATACCCACCAATGGCACTGAGGGCATGGCTGAGCTCCAGGTTGAACGCGTTGATGGGCACCTcatcacacacaggcagcacaGCCACAGTGGAGAGGTTGCTGGCAGGGTTGGTTACGTCTGCACTAGTTGTCATACTGGGCAGACTCAGAGCTGAGCCTGGgaagcacaaacacagtgtgtgagaAATGCATTAGGTCGGACAGACAAAGACATGGAGTTGTTACTGTGCAAATTAAAATCATTATCACctcaaaaatgtattatagATAACTTTTGCATGTCAAGAATGTAAAGACGATTTAACTTGTTTGGCATTGGAAAATGTTCCACTGTGCAATCACAGGTACCTTACATGAATATATGGAGCAACCAGGCAGTAGCAAAAAGTAGCcagcaaaacaaactttaactTCACACAATAATTAAAGCATTGATAAAATATATGATGTGGAAAAACATATACACTTAATCATATACAGTTCATTATAGCAGTAAGTTCCATTATATCATActtcacttttaaaacatgatttggtTATGTTTGCATAATCAGACAGTGGCAAAACATACAGAAGAGTTCTGGGAGATCTTAAATTGTAAAATTAAAGTATGCGACAGGCATATTCTGTATTGTCCATATGTGACAGAGACCTGTTACTAGACAGAAAAgaacaatgtaaataaagatcatCTGTTCTGTCATCAAACCCATAAACGTATCTAAAGATCGCAGTGCTTTTAATTGACTACACAATCCTCAAGTTGCTGCCACTGGTGTTTTAGAGCCTATTTAATGCACTGTCAATGCAATTCTTATGGTGTTGTGTCATTAGTTAATGTTCTAATAATTGTCAAATTAATGTACTAAAAGGTCAAATACTTTATTGGGTAGTCAGCTGTTTGGCCAGGAACCAGCGCTTATAGAAAACTCAGGAGTCACCCCTCATAAATTTTCACGTAAAAatgctgctgaggctgctgagaAAAAGAGCACAGTGTGTAGCTACACATCTTTAACCTACATGAATATTTGCATTTGGCTCATTAACTTCTTTCTTTCTACCTTTCAAATAGCCTACAGTCTACATCTAACAGTTAATAGTCAAATAGCCACTGTGCTCACGGTGTCACACCTCATTCCCCTCGCTTTAGGTTCCTTTCAGACCTACACTGATGTCATACTGCACCTCACTGAAATATAAGCGACAGAAATCTGTGCTCACCTGAGAACGGCCCGCGGCCCTGCTGCAGATTCCCCAGGATCTTCTGGCCTAGTAAGTGGATCAACCTTGTCACGACCTACAACAGAGACAACAAGCATCAGTTTAATTTCATTAGTACACAAAACCTCAACCAGACAAAAAGTTTTCACTGATGAAGTCGCAAACCTGTGGATATCGTCTTTTGATGTTGTTCAGTGTTCCCTCAGGCAGCTTGACCAGCTCCGTGTCTCTCACAGCATGGACAGTGGTGGCTCTTGGCTGCTTGGTCAACGCCTCCACCTGAAGTAtgaagaagaacaaaacaagacactgtttaaaaaaaaaaaaaaaatgatagcAGAAAGATGAACGGTGATCAATTCCACAATATCAAagttaatgaaatataaaataaattatcaATTCAACCAATTTAGTATTAAAATGACACCTTAAAAAATCTGTCCAAACCTCATATTGCATTATGATCATTGAGAAACAAAAACTGCAGTAAAAGCCCATGATTCTCAGCTAAATTTCACTATTAATAATAGCCGTGGTATCTTTCACACACTGTTAAAATAAGATGTATGCTGCTTGCAGACATGCACTAAAATGTGGACATAtttttggaggaaaaaaaattatattcaataggaaaatgtccagagagtTCCCTGCCAGTTGATAATATTTCTAGACGGACgcaaactgaaaaaactaaaaagaatacaaacatctaaGGATGAAAGTGTGGCGCCTCATAAAAGTCACAAACGATGATGTCAACTTCGAAAGACAACATGATTCAAGAGAATTTGATGATAAGAACCGACCCTGGTGTCTATGTGCTTCACGCATAAATACAAGATTTCCACAGCATTTGTCCTGTCCTGCCTCCTACGTGCTCTAACCAGACGCCACGCCTCACCTGATTGCTTTGGAcattctcctgttgttgttaacACATCTGACTCAGACCCACTTGtcaagacattttctggagttcatgtctgaatacAGCTTATCACTTGTTCTCACCACTCCAATGAGGTCTCCTCTGCCGTATTCCCCAACTAGTTCTTTCTTGCCATTTGCTTTACGGATGACTGAACGCAGACGTCCATTGAGAACGATATAGGTGCAGTCTGATCGGTCGTCCTGTCTGTGAACACAGGCATCTCAGTAAATATTACATATTCACAGTCAATAATACAAAATGAGTAAATAACAAATACTGTAATGTTGAGGTAAATATAGTTTACGCAATCAAGCAAAATTAGTcctcatattttttttttaataaaaaatcttAAGTAGAGTACCTGTAGAGGGCTCTGCCGGCCTCCACAGCCATCCAGTCAATAGCAAAGTCCATCTGCCTGACAAAAGGAGACATGCGAATGGCGACTGTGTGGGCTGCACTCAGCACAACGCTGGGCTGTTCCCTCATGATCCTGCAGATGGCAACACACAGAACAGGCACAGACATGAGTAACACTGGAGATGTAATACTTACATTGTTAACCAGCAGATGTTTTAATGCAAAACTACAATTCATGAGTCCGTATAGTAAGCAGAAAGACTTTGGATGAATGTGTATTTGCATTGTAGGAAATGAAATGGGACACCATTGCCTTAATGAcagcttatatatatatgatattaaaCTCGGTTATATGACTaattacatataaatatttgtCATTCTTGTTTCTTCCACATTAAAGATGATCGTCTTACTCGTAGAAATCCGATTTTGAAATCTTGAGGTAAGTGCAGTCTCTGACAGCCTTGATGGTGAAGATGAGGGGTTCTCCGGTGAGCACGGCCAGTTGGCCCACCATCTCCCCCGGGTGGgtcacaaacaagcacacagcCTCCTGCTTGTTGATCATCCGCTGGTAGACGTGCAGACAGCCTGACAGGACAAAGTGCAGACTTGCGTCCTTGAGCAGCAAAAaggggaagaaggagagaaagcaaacacagaggaggataagaatatattaaacatacaaaatacaGTAGGAATTAAGAAAATACTGACAGAGACTAAGTAAATTGATATAGTTTATGAATACTAGCTTTGAACTGAAAATGGTCACAATAGCGCAAAgtattatcttttattatctatttatttgtattcttttttatttgtgtatgatACTGTATTTTCCTGTTGGAGTATGTAATGATCAAAAGCCAGAGAGCAGTATCTGATTGTACTATTTCGATTGTCTGGCAGGGATTTTCAGGGGTGAATTAATGAGCctataattaaatcaaaaattCATTACAATCTTTGATCTGTTACACAGTTTTATAGTCTGACAATGTTAAACCCTTTTTCACTGAGTCCGGGGTTACTGCATCTGCCTTTGTAAAGCAGTATACAGCCAAAAGGGGGCAGTATTCAAGGGGTCGTACGGGTCCTGTGTGTTAAGTACCTGGTCTCCCTGTCTGGCTAAGACAGCTCCAGCTTTTGCATGGTGCAGAGTCACTCTCCCATTTAACAAAGAAGGGTCCTGAGAAGACAGAGTTAAGTGTTAAGAGATCACAGGCAAAGTAGAGAAACAAAGTGAGGGAAAGGTTTTCATGCTCCTTTGTTTGCATTTGCATGAAGACAGTTCTGCAACATTTAGCATGGTTTGATCTAGTTACGACATCAAGATGTTTTGAAACATGAAGCAATGTCTTCTAAGAGCACAAACCAAGGGTTTACGACATGCATGTATTACGTTGGATCCCACTATGACTTCATGTATAGCACAGAAGCATTTAATGAGTTTCATTTGTCACCACAGTGGTATCACGTTGAAATGAACTCAGGTTTGCCGTCATGAGTCTGGATTTTGAAGTATTATTGTTAGAATAATTAGCATGCATGttctattattttctttctcctaTATATTACCAAACACATAGGTGTAACTCGTGTCTCAGCCTGTGAGACACTGTGACGTGACACTGCAGCCCTCTCCCCCTCATCATTTACACACAGTCCGGCTCCTGTAGAGAAGACCCGCTGTCTGACCTCCTTTCCACATCATAATCGCTTAACAGATGCTCCAGGGAGATTTGTGACAATGTGTTCATTCATGCAAAGAAAGAATAACGTGATGAGCCTGTTATTATTTCTTAATCCACTAGAATTTGGTCAGTGCAGTTTATACTGCAGTGTAACCTGTTTTGACCCTGATTGAAAACATGATAATATGAAAAAAGGtatgataaaaacatttgtcacaCTAGAATTCAATACAGCCAACACGAGTGAAAGCAACACTATCTAAACAGGCATCAGCACAATGTACAGTCAGATATGGTATATAACTGCTCCATGTCCAAGtgattttgtaaaaacaaagcCTAACGATATCTCAACTCTGACTGTGGAGTCCCgtaaattacttttattgatATATCTTTGTCTGATGTGAACACTACTTTTGTTCTTTTAAGTgcatgtctttattttcttcctttttttgttcAAAGTTTAAGACTTTGTGTCATATTATACACACTGTGTCAGTTGACACCATTACAAACGATCAGAAAACACAGTTTGAGAGAAAAAACCTAATTTAACAAACCTCAATCTTCATGAGCTTGAGGACCTCTTTCTGAGCTTCCTCAAACAGAGCAGCACTTGATCGACTGGCTAAAGGTGTGAAAATATTGTCCACTCCCGGATCTTCTTCTGGATACAGGTAGATCCCTGAGGGAACTTCATCTACTGTCACCCTCCTCTCCCGCTGTTCCTGGGACACAGACTGTAACAACATACATTTGTATATATAAGAAAACAGTGTTATTGTAAAACAGGACGTCAGCctctgaaaaagacaaattggCATGATGAGACAATCAACTAAGAATTGTTGCTGTCAGTCTCACAAAGGGTGTTTTGGaacaatgcaaatattttttaacagaTAATCACTGATAGtcaacaagacaagaaaagaggacacatatttttacatatttaaaaggtACTTTATATACTGGATTACTTTGTTGTTGCTCATGCTCTGTGGAAAACATTTAATCTATGTTGCAATTGCTGTGACTGCTGCAATTATCACATCtatgtaaagctgctttcagatatgcactgaactctgcaatCCCTCCGTATTTTATTCACAgggggtgcatgtgtgaaagcaaatgtccgagtgagacactcctctgtttctgtggactttctccacctggccccctagtataatgtttgtagaaattcaggagaagttaaggtgagaacacagcagggaaacCCCCTgtggattcactgcgagcgtgtggtggtggtgtgtgtgtgtgtgtgtgtgtgtgtgtgtgtgtgtgtgtgtgtgtgtgtgagtgtgtgtgtgtgtgtgtggggtgggtgggggctgactttaaacacaaaaacaaaaaaacataaaagaaaagaaatatctccGGTTGAAAAcgcggtgacacacacatagaagacgcagacgaagatgtcaagagagttggTCTGTGTTGTCAAGAAGATCATGTGATCTTggcagcggagttaatacgtcacttcctacctctgtctgctgcacccggctgctccatgTCTCGCCtaaataatgcagaggatttgttgctgttgtggaCGCGTCtttgcagagaacctcctgctgtgttgtgcatgtgggaAAGgtaaactctgggtaaactaCGTAGTCAATTCTCCGCATTTTACCGAAGGtgatgtctgaaaatggcttaaggGTGTCAATAAAGTCGACCTCATCTCCAGATTACTGACCCGAGTAAAGGTGGGAGGAGTGTTGCCCTCCTCTGCAGAGACTGAGATCCGTCCCCTTTCGTACGCCATGTCAAAGTCTGACCTCAGACTTTTCTGCATACCTGCAGAGACAACATTCAGCTAGCATTCTTTAATCATAATTGGTAAAACTAAATAGCATTAAGGAAACTTAACAGGAGAGAAAACCCTCACCAGCGATGTCCACAGGCATGGAGATGGTCCTGCTAAGAGTTGGCACTGTTGCTCCATCCTTCCCCTGTTCTCCTCCTGTAAATGAGTGAAATATGAGGAATTTAGCAAGCAACAAACTTAGAACTAACTCTTAGgaaaataatactaataattataataactttatttgtatagcacttatctaaacaaggttacaaagtgcttcacaaaaatccatggcaataaatgaatgaactaaaataaaaggttttcaattcagttCCATTTtaagcgccaaatcataacataataggTCAAGACCATAACATTTATAGAGACACCCAACAGTGAAGTCAGAATTACTTAAGTGGCATTTCATTGATTTAaagtcttttagttttttttcctgacctgcagcttctcctctaATGGCAGCTTCTCTTTGCTCCTCAGGCACTGTCAGGCTGCCAAAGCGCTTGCCATGGCGGATGGGACTGGTGCGAGTTGGGTGGGGTGACGGAGGTGGCAGACGTGAGGGATGCATTTCCTATAAAATGAGTGCAAGCGGTGAGTAGTGTGATTAGTGTGAGGAACATAGTTTGTTTATGAGCAAGTACAGTACAGCTCAGTATGTGAGCTGGGCTAAAGGTGCAGATGTCTGATAAATACtaaaacacattacacacagatGTTTGCACGGGaccatgagagtgtgtgtgtgtgtgtgtgtgtgtgtgtgtgtgtgtgtgtgtgtgtgtgtgtgtgtgtgtgtgtgtgtgtgtgtgtgtgtgtgtgtgtgtgtgtgtgtgtgtgtgtgtgcgcgctaaGCTTACATGGCTGAAGAGCTCATTGGTGAGTCCCAGATAGTTGTGCAGTGCTAGGACTGTTACTCTTTGGAGACGAACCATGATAATCTGAACAGACGCAACAGAAGAAaagttatatttcattttaaattaagctTAATGTCTTTCATCAGTTCAGATAgatagaaacaaaaacagataacacacacacaactcacctGTACTACTCGCACGAGGCTCTCAGGGTACTTCGCAAATATAGCGAGGAAGGCCTCTACAGGTAAACGGAGAACAGTGGAAACCTCTGCGACCCGTGCTGACACCGTTTTGTAAGGCTTCTGGTGGCCCTGCACACATACATACCACACATTTGATATTTcctaaagatttaaaatatttgtatgttttttatgGACAAAATCTGAATCATTCATCATTACCCCCTCCTCATTTCACACTGAATCACTGAAATCTAACTAAATCCAATTGATTTATGACTCATGTGTAAGCCAGTAGAGAAGATTTGATGAGTCAGCTGGTGAATGTGAATGACATGAGTAACAATGAATTTGTGACTGGAAGTAATGGGGCCCAGCAGCCACACCTCATTTCTCAAGGTGTTTGAATATTATACAGTGTATATGGGCTGTCTGTGGGGGAAACATGCGCACACAGGTTTGAAGCAGCATCCTCGTCTGTGTAGAGAGAAGTGCGTGTAACGTACTGTGATGACATCCAGGATGCTGAGGAGGCTGTGGACGCTGTCTCCTGGGAAAACCTCCTTCACCACACTCTCTTTGCCATCCtacaggacagagagaagcagcagtgCACATATCAAGCAAAAGAAACTGTCTTGTGGTCAGATGTTTTTCTTAGAACTTGAGCAGCTACACTCATCTTTACAGATAAAGTTTGAACTGAAATTTCTGTGAGAACAAACATCCTCTGTGAGACTTGTTTGAGTCTCAGTAAAACGTCAAAGTCTCAATGAAACTGGCTGTACCAAACTTATTTGTCATTATGAGAGCACCCATGTCCCCTGCTTCCCTAATGAGATTATCTGAGTCAGATGTTAATAGATGCTAATGAGTAGGTAAAGCCTGAACTCCCATAGTAAAGCCTGTTTGTAGATTTGTGAGCATTAAGTTtagtatgtgtgtatgtgtaactTACTAGACCACATAATCCTAAAATACAAGAACAAGTGTTAAATGCTAAATGCATGACGTACCGTTCCAGTAAGGCACAATTCTAGTTTTCCGTCCTGCACCACGTAGATGCTGCTGTCAGGCTGGCCTGGCCTGAAGACGTACTCCCCTTGTTGGAACTGCAGAAACACCATGTGTTTACACAGCTCCAGGAAGAGGGGCTTCTCAAAGTGACCCAGCACACTGCAGTAAAGGTCAACAGAGGAGAGGTTATGGTGGTTAGGTGAACACACAACAGCGCTGTACACACTTGGTTTGTCAGCACTGCACAGCTAACCTCTATGGGTTTCAATCATCAATAATCAAAAGATGAGTGTATAAGTACAGCTTCTCAGAGGAAGCTCACCTCTAAAAAGGTATGTGTGTAGGAGCAATGCAAAGTTGTATTACTCATGCACATCAATAATCAAGGTACGGACATATTTGGGCCTTTTGAGCACTGCTCTATACACTGTAAATACACTGTGAatgaattgtatttatatagaccttttccagtcttatcgaccactcgAGTGCTTTAAAGTACAAgtcgcattcacccattcacacgcacattcaTACAGCATTTTATTATCGCACTGCTCATACAATGTCGGCACAGCTGTTAGGGAAAATTTGGGGATCAGTatcttgcacaaggacacttcagaatacAGATTGGAAGAGTGAGCgatcgaaccaccaaccatctggaccctctctacctcctgagctaCAGATGCCCCAAAGGATGTAGGCTACTGTACATGATaacacaattacacaaacaTCAGACAGAGAATGAACCTACCGGACATTTTTGAGCATGTAGAGCACCTCGGAAGGGAGGTGGGAGTTGGCCACATCAAATTCTGTGAGGTCCGCCTCCAGCACTGAGGGAGGGGGCTCCTTAGCCTGAAGGATGGGCACCTCCTTCTTAAAGCGCAGGATCCTGCACAAGTGAGAGTCACAGAGACAGTAAGATATGACGACAAGGGACAGAGTGCTCACGACTCATTATGGTTAGGAGAGTAATGGAGGCTGTTGAGAAGGAGAATTCCGATTTACTTTTTGGCAATATTGAGcattttctgcttcttcttgaGGCGCGgccgagaggaagaggatgtaCCCACCAGGGAAGAGGTAGACTGGGAGACCTGTTGGGAAACATACTGGTTTGAGTATTACTCCAATGGTGTAATTGCAGCATTACGTACTATCTTGGAAAAGTAGATATGACACATGACTCACTGTGAGTCAGAGCCAGCCCATAATTACTCTCAGCATACTGGCTATTGGGTCAATCAACACTCACTTTACGCAACATCTTTCGTCCATAGAACATGACTTTGTCCCTCTTGCGGAAGCGGTATTTTGGAGCCTCCTGAGCTTCTCGATCTgtgaatgaatataaatatcacaaataaGCACGTTACCATTTTTTATGACTATCATTATATTTTCCAAGcagatgttgaaaaatgcctctTAGCAGTAACTGACTCCGAAGCTGGATCCTCCgcaggatgaagaagatgaggatgGCGATGAGAACGATGGCGATGCCTGCACCAATCACCATCCCCATCATCTgatgagaaaagaagaaagaagaaggggAGCTGATGAGTGTACAGGGTCAAAGGgtgcatgaaaaacaaaatgtaatggccTGTACTGGCTGCAGAACTATACCTGTGCTATAACTATGCTTTTTTGCCTGCCTGCTTTTACTCTgtgaacaaaatgtattttctcattttctaacTTACGCTGTGAAACGTGTGGTGGTGACATCATTTCCTGCTAGAATGACttaacagcagcagaatgaaactgaaaagacGTTTTCTCAATGAAGGCTCATTGCACACTCACCATGCTCGTCTGTAGTTCCTCCTCCACCAATGGCTTGATGTCATTAAACCCGACCTAATGtaacagagaaataaagagacaaGTTTTTAATCTGAGCAACTATTTCACAACTCCTGCAGCTAGCATGGTAAGTGCTTCAAAGCTTACTCCATGGCTGCGACCTCATACAGTTTATCCAAACTGAAATGCTGCGTAAGGCTGGGCCTGAAGGCTTCAATTGCACTGGAGTGTAATGGAATGTGGGAATAAGGGCTTTGCCCTGGAGGCATGACTGCCATCAGTGCCCGCGAAgcaagaagagaaagaaataaagatgtaGTACATTTTCTGACCTTCCCCACATTCATGCCCTTACATTTGTCATCCAACTATGTGTCTCAGGCTTTGATTTGCAATTTCTTCTAGATTAGAAAGAGTATAACACATAGAGTCAGGATTCCAGATGTAACGCTGAAAAGGCAAGAAAAAAGCGCACGTAAGAGAAATGTTGCCTGATATTTATCGAAAGAAATTTAGCAATCGGATGAGTGTTAGCTGCGGGGGGCAAGTTCATTTTGCTGCAACAGATCCTAAGAATGAAGATGATACTGAAAATAATTCATTCTTAATGTTTGCACATGCAAACTCtgcctgaaaaaaaagagacgatGCTCTGGCAAAAAAAACGTCAGGCTAGTCTGGTCTGGAGTTCAGCAGAAACAGCTCCCTTGACTTCTAACTTAAGCTGTTGAGACAGTTGGACTTTGTGCAGAGTATGCAGCTATGcaccaaaaaagaaagaaagaaagaaagagggtaCACATGTTCAAGATCAGAGAGTACATAGTTACACAGCAGATTAGGGGAAACCAACACTGTCCTTGCAGGGATTGTAAAGATCCTGTGGTCAAGATAagcttgtttgttttactgtgtgtgtgtgtgtgtgtgtgtgtgtgtgtgtgtgtgtgtgtgtgtgtgtgtgtgtgtgtgtgtgtgtgtgtgtgtgtgtgtgtgtgtgtgtgtgtgtgtgtgtgtgtgtgtgtgtgtgtgttcttcacaaCCTATATAGCCATCAGACGCAGTATTGTCAGAGCAGGAGTAAAAGGTTTTTAGTGTTCT
Protein-coding regions in this window:
- the pnpla6 gene encoding neuropathy target esterase isoform X10; this translates as MGQSTSEQEVQGHTPEVGFNDIKPLVEEELQTSMMMGMVIGAGIAIVLIAILIFFILRRIQLRNREAQEAPKYRFRKRDKVMFYGRKMLRKVSQSTSSLVGTSSSSRPRLKKKQKMLNIAKKILRFKKEVPILQAKEPPPSVLEADLTEFDVANSHLPSEVLYMLKNVRVLGHFEKPLFLELCKHMVFLQFQQGEYVFRPGQPDSSIYVVQDGKLELCLTGTDGKESVVKEVFPGDSVHSLLSILDVITGHQKPYKTVSARVAEVSTVLRLPVEAFLAIFAKYPESLVRVVQIIMVRLQRVTVLALHNYLGLTNELFSHEMHPSRLPPPSPHPTRTSPIRHGKRFGSLTVPEEQREAAIRGEAAGGEQGKDGATVPTLSRTISMPVDIAGMQKSLRSDFDMAYERGRISVSAEEGNTPPTFTRQEVLCKDASTTATNPLHYLGETWSSRVQQTESVSQEQRERRVTVDEVPSGIYLYPEEDPGVDNIFTPLASRSSAALFEEAQKEVLKLMKIEDPSLLNGRVTLHHAKAGAVLARQGDQDASLHFVLSGCLHVYQRMINKQEAVCLFVTHPGEMVGQLAVLTGEPLIFTIKAVRDCTYLKISKSDFYEIMREQPSVVLSAAHTVAIRMSPFVRQMDFAIDWMAVEAGRALYRQDDRSDCTYIVLNGRLRSVIRKANGKKELVGEYGRGDLIGVVEALTKQPRATTVHAVRDTELVKLPEGTLNNIKRRYPQVVTRLIHLLGQKILGNLQQGRGPFSGSALSLPSMTTSADVTNPASNLSTVAVLPVCDEVPINAFNLELSHALSAIGPTLLLTSEIIRERLGASALDSIHEYRLSGWLAQQEDINRIVLYQTDNTMTPWTQRCIRQADCILIVGLGDQEPALGQLEQMLENTAVRALKQLILLHKEDGPGPSRTVEWLNMRSWCSGHLHLKCPRRVFSRRSPSKLRDVYEKVFEKTADRHSDFSRLARVLTGNSIALVLGGGGARGCSHVGVIKAMEEAGIPIDIVGGTSIGSFIGALYAEERSAVRTKQRAREWSKAMNSVFKTVLDLTYPITSMFSGSAFNTSIYKVFHDKQAEDLWLPYFNVTTDITASAMRVHQDGSLWRYVRASMTLSGYLPPLCDPKDGNLLMDGGYINNLPADIARNMGARTVIAIDVGSQDETDLCNYGDSLSGWWLLWKRINPWAEKVKVPDMAEIQSRLAYVSCVRQLEVVKKSAYCEYIRPPIDRFKTMDFGKFDEIYDVGFQHGKLVFTGWARGDIIENMLKDHRSADYNNSKRTDSCTCPGADFTDLAEIVSRIEPVQSYVAADEESDCLTEYEEDGMDTVREEEGEEEEEEAEDLDDHSPGEWGQNGVFQTDEEKSVRQRRKLTSDTSEVSDC
- the pnpla6 gene encoding neuropathy target esterase isoform X4, which gives rise to MGQSTSEQEVQGHTPEVGFNDIKPLVEEELQTSMMMGMVIGAGIAIVLIAILIFFILRRIQLRNREAQEAPKYRFRKRDKVMFYGRKMLRKVSQSTSSLVGTSSSSRPRLKKKQKMLNIAKKILRFKKEVPILQAKEPPPSVLEADLTEFDVANSHLPSEVLYMLKNVRVLGHFEKPLFLELCKHMVFLQFQQGEYVFRPGQPDSSIYVVQDGKLELCLTGTDGKESVVKEVFPGDSVHSLLSILDVITGHQKPYKTVSARVAEVSTVLRLPVEAFLAIFAKYPESLVRVVQIIMVRLQRVTVLALHNYLGLTNELFSHEMHPSRLPPPSPHPTRTSPIRHGKRFGSLTVPEEQREAAIRGEAAGGEQGKDGATVPTLSRTISMPVDIAGMQKSLRSDFDMAYERGRISVSAEEGNTPPTFTRSVSQEQRERRVTVDEVPSGIYLYPEEDPGVDNIFTPLASRSSAALFEEAQKEVLKLMKIEDPSLLNGRVTLHHAKAGAVLARQGDQDASLHFVLSGCLHVYQRMINKQEAVCLFVTHPGEMVGQLAVLTGEPLIFTIKAVRDCTYLKISKSDFYEIMREQPSVVLSAAHTVAIRMSPFVRQMDFAIDWMAVEAGRALYRQDDRSDCTYIVLNGRLRSVIRKANGKKELVGEYGRGDLIGVVEALTKQPRATTVHAVRDTELVKLPEGTLNNIKRRYPQVVTRLIHLLGQKILGNLQQGRGPFSGSALSLPSMTTSADVTNPASNLSTVAVLPVCDEVPINAFNLELSHALSAIGPTLLLTSEIIRERLGASALDSIHEYRLSGWLAQQEDINRIVLYQTDNTMTPWTQRCIRQADCILIVGLGDQEPALGQLEQMLENTAVRALKQLILLHKEDGPGPSRTVEWLNMRSWCSGHLHLKCPRRVFSRRSPSKLQRDVYEKVFEKTADRHSDFSRLARVLTGNSIALVLGGGGARGCSHVGVIKAMEEAGIPIDIVGGTSIGSFIGALYAEERSAVRTKQRAREWSKAMNSVFKTVLDLTYPITSMFSGSAFNTSIYKVFHDKQAEDLWLPYFNVTTDITASAMRVHQDGCVWRYVRASASYTPYLPPLCDPKDGHLLVDGCYVNNVPGSLWRYVRASMTLSGYLPPLCDPKDGNLLMDGGYINNLPADIARNMGARTVIAIDVGSQDETDLCNYGDSLSGWWLLWKRINPWAEKVKVPDMAEIQSRLAYVSCVRQLEVVKKSAYCEYIRPPIDRFKTMDFGKFDEIYDVGFQHGKLVFTGWARGDIIENMLKDHRSADYNNSKRTDSCTCPGADFTDLAEIVSRIEPVQSYVAADAEESDCLTEYEEDGMDTVREEEGEEEEEEAEDLDDHSPGEWGQNGVFQTDEEKSVRQRRKLTSDTSEVSDC